A window from Peromyscus eremicus chromosome 1, PerEre_H2_v1, whole genome shotgun sequence encodes these proteins:
- the LOC131902784 gene encoding cytochrome P450 2C27-like codes for MDQWLRVCIDLPKDLSPIFSIHVCNNFPSLFDYYPGSYHMVLKNYDYISSYLLEKIKEHQESLNVANPREFIDYYLIIQKQENHNQQSEFTLEPLATTVSDLFAAGTETTSTMLRYALLLLLKHPHVTAKVQEEIDHVVGRHCSPCMQDRSHMPYTDAVIYEVQRFIDLIPTNLPHEVTSDIKFRNYLIPKSRDVNVFRFSIHISKLPSIKLITLHQPGIDAVIHVPYEGSFSTSIAVSMLAVEEFEELQVNLELEKGLRKKAESLVQGVGMLQKPGDFTEYQWAKKS; via the exons GTCTGCAATAATTTCCCTTCATTGTTTGACTATTATCCAGGAAGTTATCACATGGTATTGAAAAATTATGATTATATTAGTAGTTACCttttggagaaaataaaagaacatcaGGAATCATTGAATGTTGCAAACCCTCGGGAATTTATTGATTACTACCTGATTATACAAAAGCAG GAAAACCACAATCAACAATCAGAATTTACACTTGAACCTCTGGCAACAACTGTGAGCGATCTGTTTGCAGCTGGGACAGAGACAACAAGCACAATGCTGAGATATGCTCTCCTGCTCCTGCTGAAGCACCCACATGTCACAG CTAAAGTCCAGGAAGAGATTGATCATGTGGTTGGCAGACACTGCAGCCCCTGCATGCAGGACAGGAGCCACATGCCCTACACAGATGCTGTGATTTATGAGGTCCAGAGATTCATTGACCTCATCCCCACCAACCTGCCACATGAGGTGACCTCTGACATTAAGTTCAGGAACTACCTTATCCCCAAG TCTAGGGATGTGAATGTTTTTAGATTTTCCATCCACATTTCTAAACTGCCCTCCATAAAGCTCATCACTCTACACCAGCCAGGAATAGATGCGGTCATCCATGTGCCTTATGAAGGATCTTTTTCTACAAGCATTGCTG TTTCCATGTTGGCAGTTGAAGAGTTTGAGGAGCTACAGGTGAACCTGGAACTGGAGAAAGGTCTTCGCAAGAAGGCAGAGTCACTTGTACAAGGGGTGGGTATGCTGCAGAAACCAGGAGACTTTACAGAATACCAATGGGCAAAAAAAAGTTGA